The DNA sequence CATCGGGGTGCCAGCGCTCGCGGGCAACTCCTGAAGTTGGATCGCCCCAATCCCAGAAATATCTAAAGGTTGCACGCTGAACCATATCCATAAATTCATCATCCGTAATTTCACTTGTCAAAATTTCAACTTCTTCACTTAATGGAGAAACATTTCCAGCATTATCCATTGATTGAATTTTATATTTTTCACTTTTATTAACTGTACCAAGCCAAATCATTTTATTATTTAAATTATTTGAAAGTATTTCGGAAAATGTATAAATGGATCCATTCCATTTATATAGAATATAATTTTTTATATCTGAGCTTTCTTCAATATCCCAATACAAATCGCCATGTAATTCATAAGAATATGCTCTAAAATTATTAGGTGTTTGCGGTGGGATTGTATCTTGTGCAAATATAAAATTATTCATCATCACAAAAACAATAAAACAATAAATATTTTTTTTCGTCATATATCCCCTTATAAACAAATTCAATTTGATAAATAAAAAATCATTTTTACATTTTAATAATATTTATGGAAAATTTATTTTGAGAAATAATTTTACTTTTATTTTTCAATTGAAAAATAATTTCATGCTTTCCTATATCAACCCAATTTGGGAATTTAATATTCATACTTTCAAAATGTTTGAAAATAATTGAATTGGGATATACATTTAAGTCAGTTACATTTCCAATATTTTTTTTGTCAATTAAAATCTCGAGCAAACAATTCATTATTTCATTGTATGTATCATTTATAATATGAAAATCAAAATTAATTTTTGATTCTTTGAAATACTGATCTTGCCTTAAATTTACCGAAAGTAAAATTGGTTCATAACATTCTTTCAATGTATTGAAACCATTTTTCTTTTCAAGATAATAATCAATAACCGACCAAGTTATAGAAGGCCAGCAATCAACAAACATAAATTGAAAAATTCCGGTAATTCCTTCATTCTTTTTTCTTCTATAAAAATGAATTGCTGTTCGTAAAAGTTCCGATTGATAATTTTGCGAATTTTCGATGAACTCATCAATATTTTTTCCGGTTTGAACTTTTGCAATATTATAAGTTGTGTCAGGCTGAAAATCATGATACTTCCAAAATTCAATATCCGGTGGAAATAATTTGTTTTCCGGAATAAATTTTTCTAAAGAATTTTTATTCGGCAAACCTTGAGCACCAAACTCTGTCACTAACGGTCCCATTGGTGCTGCAGCAAAATGCTCTTTATTTCCCCAATACCAGCCGTCGTATGGATGTTCTTCATAATTTGATGCAAGTCTTATTATTCTTGATTGATCTTCACTTTGCACTGCATTGTACAGCAATTTATCTAAAGAATTAATTTGTTCGCCGGGTTCATTATGACAACACCAAAATGCAATTGAAGGATGATTATAAAATTGATTTACCATTTCTTTAATTTGACAAACAGCATTTGCAGCAAATTTTTCCGATTCATCATAAGTCCATTGCAAAGCAAAATCTTGCCAAAGTAAAATTCCGATTCTGTCAAATTCATCATAAAGTTCTTTTCTATTTACATGAGCATGAATACGAACAATATTAATGTTTGCTTCTTTTATAAGATTTACAATTTTTGCAATTCTTTCGTTTTTTAGTTCGCTTAAAAATTGAGTTGGAATTATATTTGTTCCTCTTAAAAACAATTCTTTATCATTTAAGAAAAACCGACATTGGGAATCTAAGAAAATTTTTCTTACCGCAAATTTTTCACTAAATGAAATAAATTTATGAATGTTTATATCGAGATCATACAATTCCGGCTTGCCTAAATCCCAACTCCACCAAAGTATTGGGTTTGAAATTTCGAAAATAATATTTACAATTGATTGATTTGGTTGGATAAATATTTCTTGGAAATATTCAGTTTTTCTTTTTTTTGAATCAATTGCAGTAAATGATATTTTTGGTTTAACTGGCGAATTTAAATTTGATTTATAAGAAATTTCTACTTGAATTTTTGCACTTTTAAAATCTTGACTTAAATGAGTTGAAATTTTTGTGTTTTCAATAAATATTTTTTCATTAAAAAACAATTCAACATCATTCCAAATTCCGCCGGTATTTTGATCCTGCCCATATTCTAAACTCCATGCGCCCGGTCTGCAATCGTGGTGATTAAAAATTCCTTTTATTAATTGTTTTTTTAACGGCCAAACTTTTCCCGGTTCTTCATTTGGAGAATTTACTTTTACCGTTAAAATATTTGTTTCGTTAAATTTTAATTTGTTTGTTACATCAAAATAAAATGTTTGAAAATATCCTTCATGATTTTCAAGGAATTTTCCGTTTAACCAAATATCCGCAAAATAATCAACACCCTTAAACTTCAATATTGATAGGGTTTCATCCAGTTTCTTTTTATTTATTCTAAATGATTTTTGAAACCAAACCGATCCGGAAAAATTATGCAATCCAGCCAATTCCCAATTAATTGGGAGTTCCATAACGTTAGTTTTTTCTGATTGAAAAAGTTTATTAATTTTTGAAAAAGTAAAATTGGAATTTGAATCTTCAATATAATTCCATTTTCCGTTTAAACTCATTTTTGGCATTTCATTTACCGAATGTGAAAATTTATTTAATCACCCTAAATATACTTCTACATTAACTTCTTTCTTATCTTCAATTAAAATTGTATTTGAATTTACAATTTTTCCGTCAATTTCAATTTTCTTTATTCCATTATTTACATGAGCATCATTAAAAACATTTATGGAATATATTGTGCCTCTAAAAATTCTTTTAATTTTAAAACCATACCACTCTTTTGGAATATGCGGATCGATAACAAGTCCTTCATTTGAAGCTCTGATTCCAAGAATCCAATCAACAATAACTTTTTGATACCACGATGCTGAGCCGGTGTACCAAGTCCAGCCGGCCATTCCGTAATTTGGTGAGTCGGGACCATCAATATTTCCCGGCATTACATAAGGTTCGGCAACATACTTATCTGGATTCATTCCCGAATAAATTGGACACATTTTTTTGAATATATCATATGTAGTTTCGGAATCATTTAATAATGAATAAGCCCAAATTGACCAAGTTGCGGCATGCGAATAAACACCGCCATTTTCTCTTCTTCCCGCAGCATATCTTGAAAGATAACCAATATATTTATCCGGTTTGGAATAGGCGGGCTGCAATAGTAAAGCTCCATTATCACGGATTAAATGTTTTCTCACTGCTTCCATTGCCTGAATTTTTTTATCATTTTCTGCAATATCACTAATCACTGCCCATGATTGCGGATTTAAATAAATTTTTCCATCCTCACATTCTTTGCTTCCTATTTTTTCACCGGAATCTTTTGTCCCACGAAAATACCATTCACC is a window from the Ignavibacteriota bacterium genome containing:
- a CDS encoding beta galactosidase jelly roll domain-containing protein, translated to MPKMSLNGKWNYIEDSNSNFTFSKINKLFQSEKTNVMELPINWELAGLHNFSGSVWFQKSFRINKKKLDETLSILKFKGVDYFADIWLNGKFLENHEGYFQTFYFDVTNKLKFNETNILTVKVNSPNEEPGKVWPLKKQLIKGIFNHHDCRPGAWSLEYGQDQNTGGIWNDVELFFNEKIFIENTKISTHLSQDFKSAKIQVEISYKSNLNSPVKPKISFTAIDSKKRKTEYFQEIFIQPNQSIVNIIFEISNPILWWSWDLGKPELYDLDINIHKFISFSEKFAVRKIFLDSQCRFFLNDKELFLRGTNIIPTQFLSELKNERIAKIVNLIKEANINIVRIHAHVNRKELYDEFDRIGILLWQDFALQWTYDESEKFAANAVCQIKEMVNQFYNHPSIAFWCCHNEPGEQINSLDKLLYNAVQSEDQSRIIRLASNYEEHPYDGWYWGNKEHFAAAPMGPLVTEFGAQGLPNKNSLEKFIPENKLFPPDIEFWKYHDFQPDTTYNIAKVQTGKNIDEFIENSQNYQSELLRTAIHFYRRKKNEGITGIFQFMFVDCWPSITWSVIDYYLEKKNGFNTLKECYEPILLSVNLRQDQYFKESKINFDFHIINDTYNEIMNCLLEILIDKKNIGNVTDLNVYPNSIIFKHFESMNIKFPNWVDIGKHEIIFQLKNKSKIISQNKFSINIIKM